A part of Chloroflexota bacterium genomic DNA contains:
- a CDS encoding ABC transporter ATP-binding protein — protein MTDQMLQVNDLTMHYKTSKGEVSAVNNVSFVVGKGQSLGLVGESGCGKTSIAFSLLRLLPDNAVIKSGDIILDGDNITGMDKKELLKIRWKGISMVFQAAMNALNPIFTVGDQIIEAIQVHNPEVNVNDAKLRVADLFTLVGLDPKLMDRYPHEFSGGMRQRAVIAMALACHPKLIIADEPTTALDVIVQDRILSQLKEIQERLDMSMIYISHDIAVIAEVSDRIGVMYAGRMAELADADEIFKRPIHPYTYALMGAFPSIKGAKKTLTTLPGEPPDLLNPPSGCRFHPRCPRATVQCRQETPPFIEHSPGHFAACWHPMEVENE, from the coding sequence ATGACAGACCAAATGCTTCAGGTAAACGACCTGACAATGCACTATAAGACCTCCAAAGGAGAAGTATCAGCCGTCAACAACGTCAGCTTTGTGGTTGGAAAAGGCCAATCTTTAGGATTGGTCGGCGAATCGGGGTGCGGGAAGACCTCCATCGCCTTCTCCCTGCTTCGGCTCCTGCCGGATAACGCTGTGATCAAAAGCGGCGATATCATCCTTGATGGTGACAATATCACCGGTATGGATAAGAAGGAACTGCTCAAAATCCGCTGGAAGGGCATCTCGATGGTTTTCCAGGCGGCAATGAACGCCCTCAATCCCATCTTTACGGTTGGCGATCAAATCATCGAAGCGATCCAGGTTCATAACCCGGAAGTAAACGTCAATGACGCCAAGCTCAGAGTAGCTGATCTATTCACCCTTGTGGGCCTCGACCCCAAATTGATGGACCGCTACCCCCACGAGTTTTCCGGCGGCATGCGCCAACGGGCTGTGATTGCCATGGCCCTGGCTTGCCACCCCAAATTGATCATCGCTGATGAACCCACAACCGCTCTTGACGTCATCGTTCAGGATCGGATCCTATCGCAGCTCAAAGAGATCCAGGAACGTCTGGATATGAGCATGATCTACATCTCTCATGATATCGCTGTGATCGCTGAAGTGAGTGACCGGATTGGCGTGATGTATGCCGGACGGATGGCAGAACTGGCTGATGCGGATGAAATCTTCAAACGCCCCATCCACCCCTATACCTATGCCTTGATGGGTGCCTTCCCCAGCATCAAAGGGGCCAAGAAAACCCTGACAACCCTGCCTGGTGAACCGCCAGACTTGCTCAACCCACCCAGCGGCTGCCGGTTCCACCCACGCTGCCCTCGGGCCACCGTCCAATGCCGGCAGGAGACACCTCCCTTCATTGAACACAGTCCCGGTCATTTTGCCGCATGCTGGCACCCCATGGAGGTCGAAAATGAGTGA
- a CDS encoding anaerobic sulfatase maturase — translation MPNISPHWQPPAFQVMVKPVGPVCNLACDYCYYLSKDHLFPNSDIIMPDALLEDFTRQYIQAQHVPQVTFVWQGGEPTLAGLDFFQKAVDLQNQYARPGMVIENAIQTNGTLLTDEWCRFFKENHFLVGISIDGPPELHNVYRKDKAGKGSSDRVLAGLALLKEHGVDYNILCTVNAANVMHPMEVYRYLRDELDTTFIQFIPIVERDNKTGYQVGNKLTDRSVTGSQYGDFLITIFDEWVKLDVGHVFVQTFDVALSKWVGARDGLCIFSETCGLALLLEHNGDLFSCDHFVEPKHKLGNIIKTDLVGLVRSHNQIRFGMNKRNKLPRYCLECEVLFACRGGCPKNRVLHTPEGEYGLNVLCEGYRAFFNHINQPMRQMAALLRQHRPPADIMTNLK, via the coding sequence ATGCCGAATATCTCCCCCCATTGGCAGCCCCCAGCGTTCCAGGTAATGGTCAAACCGGTTGGTCCGGTTTGCAACCTTGCCTGCGACTACTGCTATTACCTTTCCAAGGACCATCTCTTCCCCAACAGCGACATCATCATGCCGGATGCCCTGTTGGAGGATTTCACGCGCCAATACATCCAGGCCCAGCATGTCCCCCAGGTAACCTTTGTTTGGCAGGGCGGCGAACCCACTCTGGCAGGGCTGGACTTCTTCCAGAAGGCTGTGGATCTACAAAACCAATACGCCCGTCCGGGGATGGTCATTGAGAATGCCATTCAAACCAACGGTACCCTCCTAACGGATGAATGGTGCCGCTTCTTCAAGGAGAACCACTTCCTGGTGGGGATCAGCATTGACGGACCGCCTGAGCTGCATAACGTTTACCGCAAGGACAAGGCCGGTAAAGGCAGTTCGGATCGGGTTCTGGCTGGGTTAGCGTTGCTTAAGGAACACGGGGTGGATTACAACATACTCTGCACTGTCAATGCCGCCAACGTCATGCATCCGATGGAGGTCTACCGGTATTTACGTGATGAGCTGGACACCACATTCATCCAATTCATCCCCATCGTGGAGCGGGATAACAAGACCGGCTATCAGGTTGGCAATAAACTTACCGATCGCTCCGTGACCGGCAGTCAGTATGGCGACTTTCTGATCACCATTTTTGATGAGTGGGTGAAGCTGGATGTCGGCCATGTTTTCGTCCAGACCTTTGATGTTGCCCTGAGCAAATGGGTCGGTGCGCGGGATGGACTTTGTATTTTCAGCGAGACCTGCGGCCTGGCGCTGTTGTTGGAGCACAATGGGGACCTGTTCTCCTGTGATCACTTCGTTGAGCCCAAACATAAACTCGGGAATATCATCAAAACTGACTTAGTTGGCCTCGTTCGCTCGCACAACCAAATCCGATTTGGGATGAACAAGAGGAATAAATTACCCAGGTATTGTTTGGAGTGTGAGGTGTTGTTCGCCTGTCGAGGGGGCTGTCCCAAGAACCGTGTCCTGCACACACCTGAGGGCGAATATGGGCTAAATGTCCTTTGCGAGGGCTATCGCGCCTTCTTCAATCACATTAACCAGCCGATGCGCCAGATGGCAGCACTGCTCAGGCAGCATCGCCCCCCTGCCGATATTATGACCAATTTGAAATAA
- a CDS encoding TetR/AcrR family transcriptional regulator: MSRENVKQHILISTIDAIEKHGLSNLTTRLIADEAGVNNAALHYYFGTKEQLVDAALDQTARHMLEDTEAFVKSEGHIEERIKSILIYLIDGIQKYPNIIRAHMIGPLFYKERQESLLNLLDSWISLTAEALIPFVEVEKMTGVRMHLNMIFSQILMAGLFNYPTSGQTWMDFQDEKVRGEFLDEAIRLLLNS; encoded by the coding sequence ATGAGCCGAGAGAACGTAAAACAACACATATTGATCTCCACAATTGATGCAATTGAAAAACATGGGTTATCCAACCTGACAACCCGTCTGATTGCCGATGAGGCAGGGGTGAACAATGCTGCCCTTCATTATTACTTTGGTACGAAGGAACAATTGGTGGATGCAGCGTTGGATCAGACTGCGCGACATATGTTGGAAGATACCGAAGCATTCGTGAAGAGTGAAGGGCACATAGAGGAACGGATCAAGTCGATTTTGATCTATCTAATAGATGGCATTCAGAAATACCCGAATATTATTCGAGCCCATATGATTGGTCCTTTATTTTATAAGGAACGGCAGGAGAGTTTACTAAATTTGTTGGATTCTTGGATTTCGCTGACGGCTGAAGCGTTAATCCCATTTGTTGAAGTGGAAAAAATGACAGGGGTGCGGATGCACCTGAATATGATCTTCTCACAAATCCTGATGGCAGGTTTATTCAATTACCCGACTTCCGGCCAGACCTGGATGGATTTCCAGGATGAGAAAGTCCGGGGAGAATTCCTGGATGAGGCGATCCGTTTGCTTCTTAATTCATAA
- a CDS encoding DUF4230 domain-containing protein — protein MEKQKNLGKTLIIILLVVLLVATIGAIIFLTVGIRQTIVSTVSPLQEANQAISDQVNQLLHPTPTVLPDPVTIIRDVQSMARLETIQYSVEKVITAEINQGVFGPLFGDKLLFVAHGYVIAGVDLSKLTVEDLAMDGDVLRVHLPDAEVFVATLNNDDSYVYDRTTGIFKKSDPNLETDARQAAEEEILNAAIDDGILEQAQINAEAFMERLFNDLGYYYVVFE, from the coding sequence ATGGAAAAGCAAAAGAATCTTGGAAAAACACTCATTATCATATTATTGGTTGTATTGTTGGTTGCTACCATCGGGGCAATTATTTTCCTGACAGTTGGCATCCGCCAGACAATCGTTTCGACAGTCAGCCCGCTTCAGGAAGCCAACCAGGCAATTTCGGATCAGGTCAACCAACTGCTTCATCCCACGCCAACAGTGTTGCCGGACCCTGTGACTATCATCCGGGATGTCCAATCCATGGCGAGATTGGAAACGATCCAATATTCAGTAGAAAAAGTGATCACCGCGGAGATCAATCAGGGCGTTTTCGGACCGCTGTTTGGGGATAAGCTCCTTTTTGTAGCTCATGGATATGTGATTGCCGGTGTGGATTTGTCGAAGCTCACGGTTGAGGATCTGGCTATGGATGGTGATGTGCTAAGAGTGCATTTGCCGGATGCAGAAGTATTCGTTGCCACGCTGAATAATGACGATTCCTATGTTTATGACCGGACAACAGGGATATTTAAAAAGAGCGATCCAAATTTGGAAACAGATGCCCGGCAAGCAGCTGAGGAAGAAATTCTGAATGCTGCTATTGATGACGGCATACTGGAACAGGCGCAGATCAATGCAGAAGCCTTTATGGAAAGGCTGTTCAATGACCTCGGCTATTATTATGTCGTTTTTGAATGA
- a CDS encoding dihydroorotate dehydrogenase, with protein sequence MELCGLTLKNPLVLASGVMGTSATLLRRVALGGAGAVTAKSCGPVARAGHPNPVMVDWGHGLLNAIGLTNPGAEEEVDLLAATREELAQMGVPLFASIFAGTEEEFAQVAGVIAGAKPALIEVNISCPNVRDDFGTPFAAIPETAAAVTQAVKRAVGEIPIAVKLAPNVPDIGRIAAAVVAAGADAITAVNTMPGMVIDPEAAQPVLSNKTGGISGPALKPIALRCVAEIAKTVDVPIIGTGGVLTGRDAIEMVMAGAIAVGVGSAFWYRGENAFELIAEEMKAFMMDNGYATLSEIKGKALR encoded by the coding sequence ATAGAACTTTGTGGACTGACGCTTAAAAACCCTCTGGTACTGGCATCCGGCGTGATGGGGACCAGTGCAACTTTGTTAAGGCGTGTGGCGTTGGGCGGCGCGGGCGCTGTCACGGCCAAGAGCTGTGGCCCGGTAGCACGCGCGGGACATCCAAACCCTGTGATGGTGGACTGGGGGCATGGATTGTTAAACGCCATTGGGCTGACCAATCCGGGAGCTGAGGAAGAAGTGGATCTTCTGGCGGCTACCCGCGAGGAACTAGCGCAAATGGGTGTGCCTTTGTTCGCCAGCATTTTTGCCGGGACGGAGGAAGAATTTGCCCAGGTGGCTGGGGTGATTGCCGGCGCTAAACCAGCCCTGATCGAGGTGAATATCTCCTGCCCGAATGTCCGCGATGATTTCGGAACGCCTTTTGCTGCCATCCCTGAAACGGCTGCAGCGGTGACCCAGGCCGTGAAAAGGGCTGTAGGTGAGATCCCGATTGCGGTCAAACTGGCGCCGAATGTGCCGGATATTGGCAGGATCGCGGCTGCGGTGGTTGCGGCCGGGGCGGATGCGATCACGGCAGTGAACACCATGCCGGGTATGGTGATTGACCCGGAAGCAGCCCAGCCTGTGCTTTCAAACAAGACCGGGGGCATTTCCGGACCAGCGCTCAAACCAATCGCCCTGCGATGCGTGGCGGAGATTGCAAAAACCGTGGACGTGCCTATCATTGGGACAGGTGGCGTGCTAACCGGGCGGGATGCGATTGAGATGGTGATGGCGGGTGCGATAGCAGTTGGTGTTGGCTCCGCTTTCTGGTATCGGGGAGAGAACGCATTTGAGCTGATTGCTGAGGAGATGAAGGCTTTCATGATGGATAATGGCTATGCCACATTGAGTGAGATAAAGGGCAAGGCGCTGCGATGA
- a CDS encoding ABC transporter ATP-binding protein, producing the protein MQSLVQVKHLVKKFPVSAGLFQSSKSFIHAVDDINFEIGFGSSLGLVGESGCGKTTTGKLLTRLYDPTSGQIEINDPKAGQVDLATLKGKDLKDFRGRVQIIFQDPYESLNPRRTIFDTVSEPLVVQGLGNITQREEQVATLLETVGLTPASSFLFRYPHELSGGQRQRVAIARALVVNPSFVVADEPTSMLDVSIRIGVMQLMMELANDMGVSYLYITHDLAVARYMCQRIAVMYIGKIIEKAPTEELLSHPLHPYTRALISAVPVPDPAFQRQAIPIKGGVSAPIDPPNQCRFYSRCPFADNFCRDNPHPPLEDKGGGHFVACYKV; encoded by the coding sequence ATGCAAAGCCTCGTACAAGTAAAACATCTGGTGAAGAAGTTCCCGGTTAGCGCTGGTCTCTTCCAATCCTCGAAATCCTTCATCCACGCTGTGGACGATATCAATTTTGAGATCGGTTTTGGCTCGTCCTTAGGCCTGGTCGGTGAATCGGGATGTGGAAAGACCACCACCGGTAAGCTGCTCACCCGCCTCTATGACCCCACTAGCGGTCAGATTGAAATCAACGATCCCAAGGCCGGGCAAGTTGACCTGGCGACCCTTAAGGGTAAGGACCTCAAGGACTTCCGCGGTCGGGTACAGATCATCTTCCAGGACCCCTATGAATCGCTGAACCCCCGCCGGACGATCTTTGATACGGTCTCCGAGCCATTGGTTGTGCAGGGACTGGGAAATATCACCCAACGCGAAGAACAGGTCGCCACATTATTAGAAACGGTTGGCCTTACACCCGCCTCCAGCTTCCTCTTCCGCTATCCCCACGAGCTCTCAGGTGGCCAGCGGCAAAGAGTCGCCATCGCCCGGGCTTTGGTCGTGAACCCATCCTTCGTGGTCGCAGATGAACCGACATCAATGCTTGATGTCTCGATCCGGATCGGTGTGATGCAGTTGATGATGGAACTGGCCAATGATATGGGCGTCAGCTATCTCTACATCACGCATGACCTCGCCGTCGCTCGCTATATGTGCCAGCGGATCGCTGTAATGTATATCGGGAAGATCATCGAAAAAGCGCCCACCGAAGAGCTCCTGTCTCATCCATTGCACCCTTACACGAGGGCCTTGATCTCTGCGGTACCGGTGCCCGACCCGGCGTTCCAGCGGCAAGCCATTCCGATTAAAGGCGGCGTTTCAGCGCCCATTGATCCGCCGAACCAATGCCGCTTCTACAGCCGCTGTCCCTTTGCAGATAACTTCTGCCGTGATAACCCCCACCCCCCTCTAGAAGATAAAGGCGGCGGACACTTTGTTGCCTGCTATAAAGTCTAA
- a CDS encoding SDR family NAD(P)-dependent oxidoreductase — protein sequence MSYRVCITGAVGGLGKAFARECASRGWDLFLTDLSDEKLALLASGLERQYGVQVLYAPCNLIEPRERDAFWKRNADLGVRFDMLINVAGLDFEGALMDRSGDEINTIIRLNIEATVSMTRSMIDSQLGDRRLHIINVSSLAGFYPMPLKAVYAASKRFLLDFSRAMRQELRSANIRVMALCPAGMATKPDTIHSIDSQGWIGRITTMQTGTVVARTINRALANHSLYIPGGMNQVLRSLSTLVPPDWVAGLIRRRWEKTREIAAQYGSQENVREGQMANQPEVAQSA from the coding sequence ATGTCATATCGGGTTTGCATAACAGGTGCAGTGGGTGGTCTGGGTAAGGCGTTTGCCCGGGAATGCGCCTCCCGTGGGTGGGATCTGTTCCTGACGGATTTGTCCGATGAAAAATTAGCGCTTCTGGCAAGTGGGCTGGAGCGACAATATGGCGTTCAGGTGCTTTATGCACCCTGTAACTTGATTGAACCACGGGAGCGTGATGCTTTTTGGAAGCGGAACGCTGACCTGGGGGTCCGGTTTGATATGCTGATCAATGTCGCTGGCCTGGATTTTGAAGGAGCGTTGATGGACCGCAGTGGAGATGAAATTAATACGATCATCCGCCTGAATATTGAGGCAACGGTTTCCATGACCCGCTCAATGATCGATTCACAGCTGGGGGACCGACGACTGCATATCATCAACGTCAGCAGCCTGGCGGGGTTTTATCCGATGCCTTTGAAAGCTGTTTACGCCGCCTCAAAGCGCTTCCTTCTGGATTTCTCCAGAGCGATGCGTCAGGAATTGCGAAGTGCGAATATCCGGGTGATGGCGCTTTGTCCCGCTGGAATGGCAACCAAACCTGACACAATCCATAGTATCGATTCTCAGGGCTGGATCGGAAGAATCACGACCATGCAGACTGGCACTGTAGTCGCCAGAACGATTAACCGGGCCCTGGCAAACCACTCACTTTATATCCCGGGCGGTATGAACCAGGTACTGCGGTCACTGAGCACTCTTGTTCCACCGGACTGGGTGGCTGGGTTGATCCGCCGCCGTTGGGAAAAGACCCGTGAAATAGCCGCTCAATATGGCAGCCAGGAAAATGTCCGTGAGGGGCAAATGGCAAACCAACCTGAAGTTGCCCAATCCGCTTGA
- a CDS encoding GAF domain-containing protein, with protein MEIQASSQIINSPKAHDDYSNIINNHPDLICKWLADGTLIFANKSYCRYFGKSPKELIGFSCLDYIHPDDQQKLQDHIAKFHNNNQQAMIELRIIDSKGEIRWHQWIDKYIQNPETGEWEFLSTGRDITDLKLSELELLRRTEFERLITRLSIDFINLSLDDIDSHINKLLAEVGQYVKVDRSYVFIFNPEANTMSNTHEWCQECIEPQIEYLQNLECTSYDYWVSRIKKHETILITDLAQLPQKAQELKSTLEKGQVKSLIGIPLVNAGKILGFIGFDAVQQERAWTDEEINILKIVSGIIGNAIVQYRNQQELHRQRQFLEQLNEITIASLSTKNVEEMVDVVARRILTLINADNCSIALWDENKQKVAGSAHNGLPFGNQIQSVLDQVDPSVTKIVLSNRQPLILEDVSGSDIISPKLQDLFQTRSLIALPLIVDNHKLGAVIFGFSTPHKFVSSEINLAQQASYQISQAIYKQRLLENAQKSAQEAEKLHMAGAIVASNLDPNVAISSILDQLAEVVPFNSASIQILNNGFLEIKDGRGWPAKIDPVGTRFPIPGDNPNSQVILTGKPYVLNDAPDIYGIFGDKDHSYIRSWLGIPLKVRDRVIGMLTLDHSQPNFYDNKQLIDLVTAFADQVAISLENARLYANERRRGDELEALRATTADITKELGLKNLLQAILQRATDLLHATGGELGLVHQSNNTIQILVSHNMGSTDYIGETISMNEGLMGYVAQTQHIEMLEDYKNWDGQMDCYQESPIHAAIAAPLMIGKRFLGVIGIMNSDRSRKFTENEKDLMSMFAQQAAIAVENAQLFEERQHQARLDMTTGVYNRRGLSELGYREIDRSLRFNRPLGVIFLDIDHFKMVNDTYGHHVGDQVLMELAQRLRSNLRSIDILSRYGGEEFVILLPETNNEGALDVAERIRKTVEERPFSPSNLSLWITISQGVTIMNKDNCSLKELIQQADEAAYQSKDAGRNLVTLYDQIL; from the coding sequence ATGGAAATTCAGGCCTCAAGCCAGATCATAAATAGCCCCAAAGCGCACGATGATTACAGCAATATCATCAATAACCATCCGGATTTAATCTGTAAATGGCTGGCGGATGGGACCTTGATCTTCGCCAATAAATCCTATTGCAGATACTTTGGGAAATCTCCAAAGGAACTTATTGGATTCTCCTGCCTGGACTATATCCACCCTGATGACCAACAAAAATTACAAGATCACATCGCCAAATTTCATAATAATAACCAGCAGGCGATGATTGAGCTTCGGATCATCGATTCCAAAGGAGAGATCCGCTGGCATCAATGGATTGATAAATACATCCAAAACCCTGAAACCGGCGAATGGGAATTCCTGTCAACCGGCAGAGATATCACCGATCTCAAGCTTTCAGAGCTCGAATTACTTAGGCGAACAGAATTTGAGCGTCTCATCACAAGGCTCTCCATTGATTTCATAAATTTATCGTTGGATGATATTGACAGCCATATCAACAAGCTGTTGGCTGAGGTTGGTCAATATGTAAAAGTTGATCGCAGTTATGTTTTTATTTTCAACCCTGAGGCCAACACCATGAGCAATACCCATGAATGGTGTCAGGAATGCATTGAGCCGCAAATCGAGTATTTACAAAATCTCGAATGCACCTCCTACGACTATTGGGTCAGTAGGATTAAGAAACATGAAACAATCTTGATCACCGACCTCGCCCAATTACCGCAAAAAGCACAGGAACTCAAGAGTACCTTAGAAAAAGGTCAGGTCAAATCTCTGATCGGGATCCCTCTGGTCAATGCCGGCAAGATCCTTGGATTTATCGGATTTGATGCCGTTCAACAAGAGAGAGCCTGGACAGATGAAGAAATCAATATTCTGAAGATCGTCAGTGGCATCATCGGAAATGCCATCGTCCAATACCGCAATCAGCAAGAATTACATCGTCAAAGACAATTCCTTGAGCAGCTCAATGAAATCACCATTGCATCTCTTAGCACGAAAAATGTTGAAGAGATGGTAGATGTTGTTGCCCGTCGAATCCTGACACTCATTAACGCAGATAACTGCTCCATCGCCCTTTGGGATGAAAACAAACAAAAGGTCGCCGGCTCTGCCCATAACGGATTGCCCTTTGGCAATCAAATCCAATCCGTCCTGGACCAGGTAGATCCATCGGTGACCAAAATTGTGTTATCCAACCGCCAGCCGCTGATCCTGGAGGATGTCAGCGGATCTGATATTATTTCACCAAAACTCCAGGATTTGTTCCAGACCAGATCACTTATCGCACTGCCACTCATTGTAGACAATCACAAACTAGGTGCAGTCATCTTTGGATTCAGTACCCCTCACAAATTTGTCAGCTCAGAGATTAATCTGGCCCAACAGGCATCTTATCAAATCTCCCAGGCAATTTACAAGCAGAGATTACTTGAAAATGCTCAAAAATCAGCCCAGGAAGCAGAAAAACTACACATGGCCGGCGCGATTGTCGCCAGCAATCTTGATCCCAATGTTGCCATCTCTTCAATTCTCGATCAGTTGGCAGAAGTCGTTCCCTTTAACAGTGCATCTATCCAAATCCTCAACAATGGTTTCCTTGAAATTAAAGACGGCCGAGGTTGGCCGGCCAAAATTGATCCCGTCGGAACACGCTTCCCAATTCCCGGTGACAACCCAAACAGCCAAGTCATCCTGACCGGAAAACCCTATGTTCTTAATGACGCCCCAGATATCTATGGCATTTTCGGAGACAAAGACCACTCCTATATCCGTTCTTGGCTGGGCATTCCCTTGAAGGTTCGTGACCGTGTGATTGGGATGCTCACATTGGACCACAGCCAGCCGAATTTCTATGACAACAAACAGCTGATTGACCTGGTGACAGCCTTTGCCGATCAGGTCGCGATCTCACTGGAAAACGCCCGCCTTTACGCCAATGAGCGCCGCCGGGGGGATGAGTTGGAAGCCCTTAGGGCAACCACAGCGGACATCACCAAGGAGCTGGGTCTCAAGAACTTGCTGCAAGCCATCCTTCAACGGGCCACCGACCTCCTCCATGCAACAGGAGGTGAACTAGGATTGGTCCATCAATCAAATAACACCATTCAAATACTGGTCAGCCATAATATGGGGTCTACAGATTATATCGGCGAAACCATCAGCATGAATGAAGGGCTGATGGGCTATGTGGCCCAGACCCAGCATATTGAGATGTTGGAAGATTACAAGAATTGGGATGGTCAGATGGACTGTTACCAGGAAAGCCCAATCCATGCGGCCATTGCTGCGCCATTGATGATTGGCAAGAGGTTCCTGGGTGTAATCGGGATCATGAATTCTGACCGATCCAGAAAATTCACGGAAAACGAAAAGGACTTGATGAGCATGTTCGCTCAGCAAGCCGCCATCGCGGTTGAAAATGCCCAGCTTTTTGAAGAACGTCAGCACCAGGCTCGTTTGGACATGACCACTGGCGTCTACAATCGACGTGGGCTAAGCGAACTTGGTTACCGTGAGATTGATCGCTCCCTCCGGTTTAACCGCCCGTTAGGAGTCATTTTCCTCGATATTGACCATTTCAAAATGGTGAATGACACCTATGGCCACCATGTTGGGGATCAGGTCCTAATGGAATTGGCGCAAAGATTGAGATCCAACCTGCGTTCGATTGACATCCTGAGCCGTTATGGCGGTGAGGAATTCGTCATCCTGCTCCCTGAGACCAATAACGAGGGTGCGTTGGATGTCGCTGAAAGGATCAGAAAGACTGTGGAAGAAAGACCTTTCTCGCCAAGCAACCTTTCCCTCTGGATCACCATCAGCCAGGGCGTTACGATTATGAATAAAGATAATTGCAGCCTAAAGGAACTCATCCAGCAGGCGGACGAGGCAGCCTATCAATCCAAAGATGCTGGTCGAAACTTAGTGACTCTTTACGACCAAATTCTTTAA
- a CDS encoding dihydroorotate dehydrogenase electron transfer subunit, translating to MIREGFRNFRLASARWLNDSTLWLTFDSDIEAEPGQFVMAWLPGVGEKPFSIAGMAPFSLMVVDVGPFSHALHQLQPGDKVWIKGPLGHGFQVEGDNLLLVGGGYGSAPLLALAHDARTKSAKVTACLGARTAEGLLLGKDFADLGCQVEFMTEDGSAGRQGLITLAVEEILATGEVDLLAACGPTGMLSALAGLARQYHVPSQLSWEAQMRCGMGLCGSCEVPQSLDPALPPGWLACFDGPVFNKDKD from the coding sequence ATGATACGAGAGGGTTTTAGGAATTTTCGGCTGGCTTCTGCCCGCTGGTTGAACGACTCAACTTTGTGGCTGACATTTGATAGCGATATTGAGGCTGAACCTGGTCAGTTTGTGATGGCGTGGCTGCCCGGTGTGGGTGAAAAACCGTTCAGCATTGCCGGGATGGCGCCGTTCAGTCTGATGGTGGTGGATGTCGGTCCTTTCAGCCATGCCCTGCATCAATTGCAGCCAGGGGATAAGGTTTGGATCAAAGGACCGTTAGGGCACGGTTTTCAGGTTGAAGGCGATAACTTGCTTCTGGTTGGAGGCGGTTATGGTTCAGCACCTTTGCTGGCGCTGGCGCACGATGCGAGAACAAAGAGTGCAAAGGTCACGGCCTGCCTGGGCGCAAGGACCGCAGAGGGGCTCCTTTTGGGCAAGGATTTCGCTGACCTGGGCTGCCAGGTTGAGTTTATGACTGAAGATGGCAGCGCCGGAAGGCAGGGACTTATCACGCTGGCGGTGGAAGAAATCCTGGCGACCGGTGAGGTGGACTTACTGGCTGCTTGCGGGCCGACAGGGATGCTCTCTGCACTTGCCGGGTTGGCCAGGCAATATCATGTGCCCAGTCAGCTCTCCTGGGAGGCGCAGATGCGCTGTGGGATGGGATTATGCGGCAGTTGTGAAGTACCACAGTCTCTGGACCCGGCCTTGCCACCCGGGTGGCTGGCCTGTTTTGATGGCCCTGTCTTCAACAAAGATAAAGATTAA